A window from Nitrospinota bacterium encodes these proteins:
- the cmoA gene encoding carboxy-S-adenosyl-L-methionine synthase CmoA → MTIKEKDNLFTQTGPTEKFEFNESVARVFDDMLERSVPMYRECLESAVDWCTRFARQGTHVYDLGCSTGTLMKRLTDRLPTDSGVRLVGIDNSGPMLVKAREKLATSPLPCKLVEADLNGDFSLTNASVVIMNYTLQFLPPERRLDLARKIFQGLNDGGLLILIEKVKSDNLKFDKTFIEFHHAHKKAQGYSQLEIARKREALENVLTPWTVGENINRLMEAGFASTELFFKWNNFAGFVALK, encoded by the coding sequence ATGACGATTAAAGAAAAAGATAACCTGTTCACACAAACCGGCCCCACGGAAAAGTTCGAGTTCAATGAATCCGTAGCCCGAGTGTTTGACGACATGCTGGAAAGAAGCGTTCCCATGTATCGGGAATGCTTGGAATCTGCCGTGGACTGGTGCACCCGGTTTGCCCGGCAAGGAACTCATGTTTACGACCTGGGCTGTTCCACAGGCACGCTGATGAAGCGCCTGACAGATCGACTCCCGACGGACTCGGGAGTTCGGCTTGTGGGCATCGACAATTCCGGCCCCATGCTTGTGAAGGCACGGGAAAAACTGGCGACCTCTCCCCTGCCCTGCAAACTGGTGGAGGCTGATCTGAATGGAGATTTTTCTTTAACGAACGCCAGTGTCGTCATTATGAATTACACCCTCCAGTTCCTTCCCCCTGAGCGGCGGCTGGACCTCGCCCGTAAGATTTTTCAGGGATTGAACGACGGGGGATTGTTGATTCTGATCGAAAAGGTAAAAAGCGATAATCTTAAATTCGATAAAACGTTTATCGAGTTTCATCATGCGCATAAAAAAGCCCAGGGATATTCCCAATTGGAGATTGCCAGAAAAAGGGAGGCTTTGGAAAATGTTCTGACTCCCTGGACCGTTGGAGAAAATATCAACCGGCTGATGGAGGCGGGTTTCGCTTCAACGGAGTTGTTTTTTAAATGGAACAACTTCGCCGGTTTCGTTGCATTGAAATAA